A region from the Papio anubis isolate 15944 chromosome 6, Panubis1.0, whole genome shotgun sequence genome encodes:
- the GJB7 gene encoding gap junction beta-7 protein, with amino-acid sequence MSWMFLRDLLSGVNKYSTGIGRIWLAVVFVLRLLVYMVATEHVWKDEQKEFECNSRQPGCENVCFDDFFPISQVRLWALQLIMVSTPSLLVVLHVAYRESREKRHRKKLYVSLGTMDGGLWYTYLISLIVKTGFEIGFLVLFYKLYDGFSVPYLIKCDLKPCPNTVDCFISRPTEKTIFILFLVITSCLCIVLNFIELSFLVLKCFIKCCLQKYSKKPPIPQCVSATASDMLNVVGEGPYSRIIIHTWP; translated from the coding sequence ATGAGTTGGATGTTCCTCAGAGATCTCCTGAGTGGAGTAAATAAATACTCCACTGGGATTGGACGGATTTGGCTGGCTGTCGTGTTTGTCCTCCGTTTGCTGGTCTACATGGTGGCAACAGAGCATGTGTGGAAAGATGAGCAGAAAGAGTTTGAGTGCAACAGTAGACAGCCCGGTTgtgaaaatgtttgttttgatgACTTCTTCCCCATTTCCCAAGTCAGACTTTGGGCCTTACAACTGATCATGGTCTCCACACCTTCGCTTCTGGTGGTTTTACATGTAGCCTATCGTGAGAGTAGAGAgaaaaggcacagaaagaaaCTCTATGTCAGCCTAGGTACAATGGATGGTGGTCTATGGTACACTTATCTTATCAGCCTCATTGTTAAAACCGGTTTTGAAATTGGCTTCCTTGTTCTATTTTATAAGCTATATGATGGCTTTAGTGTTCCCTATCTTATAAAGTGTGATTTGAAGCCTTGTCCCAACACTGTGGACTGCTTCATCTCTAGACCCACTGAGAAGACGATCTTCATCCTCTTCTTGGTCATCACCTCATGCTTGTGTATTGTGTTGAATTTCATTGAACTGAGTTTTCTGGTTCTCAAGTGCTTTATTAAGTGCTGTctccaaaaatattcaaaaaaaccCCCAATTCCTCAGTGTGTGAGTGCCACAGCCTCAGACATGTTGAATGTGGTAGGAGAGGGACCCTACTCCAGAATCATCATTCACACTTGGCCATAA